The following is a genomic window from Microcoleus sp. bin38.metabat.b11b12b14.051.
TTGTTAATTTGATAGCTATCTGGTAAGCAAATGAATTTTTCACTAAAAAACTCGGCAATTCGGGGCGGCGTAACTATATTATCTGTGATAAAGTAATCGATAAAGTCGGCTCCCATTGTATTCGCGTAAGTCAGATAACTTATTTGAATTGGAGCGGGGCGCTGGGCTAAGATTTCAGGATTAGCATATACTGTATATCCTGCCATATCGATCAGAATATGAATTTTGTCATTATATATTTTCTCTGCTGCTGCTGGCGTAGTTAGACCTCGCAAATCGGTAAATTGATCGCAGTCTGTTTTAATTTTTTGTCGCTCGTAGCTGCCATCTTCCGGGCCTAGAGAATAGGCGAATATTTCAAATCGAGATCGATCGTGCAAAGCGAACAATTCACCCATTAAATGCGTCAGGGCGTGGTTGTGAAAATCTCCAGCAATGTAACCTACGCGCAGCCGTTGGGGAGGAGTAGCCGGAGGTAGATGAGGGGGAAAGTAGTTGCGATCGACTTTGCTGCTGACAAATTTGGCAAAGTAGCGGGCGATCGCTAAATGTCGATCGCCCTTAAATGGCGAAAACAGGGTAAAGTCAAAAATAGAGAAGTCTGTCAAGATATCTTGGGCGATTAGACTTGCGCCAATTTCCCACATTTGTTCGCTGAGGGCTGCTGAATCTTCCCATTGACAAATTACTTGGTTGACTTTCACCAAAGCTGCCATTGCATTGATGTTATTCGCGTCTAGTTGCAAGACTTTTTGATAATTTGCCGCCGCCTCAGTATATCGATCGCAGCCAAATTGAATTCTGGCTAAGTTTCCCAAGGCTGGAATCGAATCTGGTTGAATTGCTAAAGCTTTTTGATAGGCAATTTCGGCTGCTTCTGGCTTTTCCTGTTTGGCAAGTAGGCTTCCTAGGCTATTATAGGCGATCGCATAATTGGGATTGTAGGTGACGGCTTGTTCGTAGGCTGCGATCGCGCGATCGACTTCGGCGACATTTTCCAGAGCTACGCCTAAATTGTACCACGCTTGAGAGTAACGCTGTTCGCAGTTTAAGGCTTGGCGGTAAAAGGCGATCGCCTCTTGCCATTGTTGTTTGACTAATTTAGCATTTCCCAATTGAAAGTAAGCGGGAGCATAATTAGGTTCCAGCGTGATAATCTGTAAATATTCGGTTGTGGCTGCTTCCCAGTTGTCTTGCTTTTGGAGAGCTAAAGCGCGATCGTAAAGGCTATCTGCTGAAATTTGTTGTGACATTTTCTATCTATTAGTTTAGTATTAGATAATTTATACATTTGAGATTTTTTTTCACTTACGCTCGAATAACTGTAACCGCTCGTCCGGCTTGTGTTGTATGAATTTCTGTTTTCAACCGTTCTTCTAATTCCAGTGCGTTGTCGCGCCGATCGAAAATCACCAACCAACCCGAATCTTGTTTCAATCTCGCTAAATACTCATCTAATTGTAACAATCCTTTAGTCAAAGGATCGACTTTCCGAGTGCGCCAGACTTTCAATTCAATACCCAAAGTTACCTCACCATAGCCCAAACACAAATCCATGCGATCGCGCCCAATGGCATATTCTCTTTCTAACGTTCCTCCACCGTTAATTACCCGATGCAAAAACGCCATCAGCACCAAATGAGGCGCTATTTCGGGATAGGATGCACTCTTGAGTAACGGTTCGCCATGCTGCAACCAAAACGCCAGAAAAGCTTGGAGTAAAGCATCTGTGTTTAATTCTCCGCGAGCGTTGAGCCAACTCGGGCTGATAATCGGTAAACTATCTTGAGGCCCTTGCACCAAAACTCGCGGCAAAACTTCTCGGTAAATCGGATTCGCAATCACTAATCCCCCCGCCGGATCGCGTTTGAGCAATCCCAAATCTACCAAATACTGGCGATCGTCATTGGAAGACTCTGGCAATTCTCGTCCCGCCAACATTGGTTCAATAATGGCTTGAACTCGTTTTTCTCTAAGTCGTTCAGCTAAACTATCTAAATGTGTATCTTGGCGTTTAATAATGATTTCCTTTGCTGTTAAAATATGTTCTTTTGTAATGACTAGAGATTCATCAACGACCAATTCTTCGACTATTTCCTTAGCTAAAGCATTCACCAACCAAGGTTGTCCCTGAGTTAGTTCAAAGGCTAAATCTGCTGCTTCTGACGTAAAAACTTGTCCAGTATCTTGGGTGTGTTGTGCGTAAAGTTCTGCCACTTCCTCAATATTAAAATTTCTCATAGTCAGAGAGCGCACTTTAATATTAAACGGACTAGAAGTATTGAGTCGATCGCTCCCACCAGCCGCTACTTTATAATCTCTCACATCTCGCAAACCAATTAAACCAACTGATTGAGGAAAAGCATCAGGACGATTGGGATAACCATCTCGCAATTGACGCAGAATGGAAATCAAAGCAAGGTCTTGCAAAGCATCAATTTCGTCAATCAAAATAACCAAAGGACGAGAGGAAGACTCGGCCCAAAGATTGAGTGCTCCGCCGATGCGCTGTCTGGCTTCTAATGAAGACCAAACCGGAGGTTGTAACTCTTGAGGAAGTCGGATGGAAATTGCCCTGCCCCAAGCGCCCAGAATCGCTTCTTCTGCGCCTGCGATATCTTGACTGAAGGGTGCGCCAACTTCGACTGACAGCATGACAGCGGTATATTGTCCGCTATCAGTAAGTTGCTTGGCTAAAGCCAGCATGGCAGTGGTTTTACCAATTTGTCGCGGCGCATGGATCACAAAATAGTTTTGCTGGCCAATCAGTCGCTCTAGGTTGGGGAGGCGACTGGTAGCAGATAGCATATAGTGGATATCAGCGCGGCACGGGCCGGCGGTATTGAAGGAGCGCTGCATAGTTAAATTGGGATAGTTAAATTGGGGGAAACATCGGATTTTTTTCAGTGTACTGTGCGATCGATCTTAACTGAACCGTATTGACTTATAACCACAACATCAGGAGAACCTACTGGTTTGCTATGTGGTGCAATCTAAACAGATTTTTTCTTGGGTTAGCTAAGTAATGAAAATGGCGATCGCCCGTCGCAAAGGTCAAAGTTATCGTATTCGTGGATGGTGTTCAAAACAGATTCGTTATTAAGTGCATCAAAAGAGAAGTATTTTACAGATAAATTGCGATCGCGATCGTATCCGAATAATCTTTCTGGGTTTAAAATTTAATCAAAATTAACAATTATTATATTAATGCTATACACAACCAGAGCGATCGCCTTCATATCCTCCGACATCCCAGACAGCCAAACCCTGATCGACGGCATCATCCCCGGCATCGAAACCGCCATCCTCGACCCCAACCGCAACGCCGTAGACCAGATCGCCGAAACCCTCAAAGGCAAAGAATACTCAGCCATCCACATCATCTCACACGGTGCTCCAGGCCACCTTCAACTCGGCAACACACAATTAAATATTGAAACACTCCCGCAATACAGTCAGCAGATACAACAGTGGCGCGAAAGCCTCACAGAAAACGCCGAAATTCTTCTGTACGGGTGCAACGTAGCCGCCACAACCGATTCAACAACCGACAACCAAAAACCAAACCACCCACCAACAACCCATCCGCTGCCGAACTTTCTCACCCAACTGCACCACCTCACCGGGGCCAAAATCGCCGCCAACCCCCAGAGCACAGGCAACAGAGCACTGGGTGGAAACTGGGAAATCCAACAACTGATCCCCCCATCCCCCACACCACCCAAACTGGCGCTGACAGAAACCAGTTTCAACACCTACAGCGGCATCCTCGGCTTTGCTACGAAAGTTGACTTCCCCACTGGCGATCTAGCCAGATGGGTCAGTATCGGGGATTTCAACGGCGACGGGAAACCAGACTTAGCTGTGGCAAACTATAACAGCAACACCATCTCGATCCTGCTGAACACCACCACCAGAGGCGCCACCACTCCTACTTTTGCCCCCAAAGTAGACTTAAACACTGGGACTAACAGTAACCCCGGAGCCATCAGCATCGGCGACTTCAACAGCGATGGCAAACCAGATATAGCTTTTGGATCGAAGCGCAACAGCGGCATCTTCCTCAACACCACCACCACAGGAGCAACCACTCCGACTTTTGCCACCAAAGTAGACTTCATTACTGGGTTTGGCCCGATATCCATCAGCACCGGTGACTTCAACGGCGACGGCAAACCCGACTTAGCAACGGTGGACGGTGGCAGTGCCGGCATCTACCTCAATACCACCACCACCGGAGCCACCACGCCGACTTTTGCCACCAAAGTAGACTTCACGACTGACCAACGTGAATCCAATTCAGTCAGCATCGGCGACTTCAACGGCGACGGCAAACCCGACTTAGCTGTGGCGAACGCCTTCAGCCACACCGCCACCATCTTCCTCAACACAACCACCACAGGAGCCACCACGCCGACTTTTGCCACGAAAGTAAACTTCACCACTGGAAATTCCAGTTTTCCCAGAGCCATCATTACCGACGACTTCAACGGCGACGGCAAACCTGACTTAGCAACGGGGAACCTCGTCGATGCCAGCATCCTGCTGAACACCACCACCACCGGAGCCACCATCCCCTCTTTTGCGACCAATGTTGACTTCAGAGCTATTTACTTTAACCCCGCATCCGTCAGCAGCGGCGACTTCAACGGCGATGGCAAACCAGATATAGCTGTGGCGAACCCCACCTGGCGCACTGTTTCGATCCTGCTCAACACAACCGCCACCAGAGCCACCACTCCTACTTTTGCCACCATAGTAGACTTCACAGCGAATGACCCCACATCTGTCAGCACTGGCGACTTCAACGGCGACGGCAAACCAGACTTAGCTCTGGCAAACAATTTCGGCAATAACGTCAGCATCCTGCTCAACACCCCCACCAAAATCAGCATCGCCGCCGGCACCACCCCCACCGAAACAGGCCCCACCAATGGCACATTTAGTATTACCCTCGACACTCCGGCCCCCGTTAGTGGTTTAGTCGTCAACTTTGACACTACCGGCAGTACCGCCGCCAACCCTGGTCACTACTCCCTAACTAGGGGTACGAATATCACGGCTGTTACTGCTAATACTTTCACCATTGCGGCCGGTCAAACCACCGCTGTTCTCAATGTTGTCCCTGTCAATGATAATATTGTCAACCCAGGGGAAACAATCAAAGTCAACTTCACTCCAGATCCCAACAATTTTAACTACTTTCTCGATCCAGTTGCCACGAATAATACTGCTACGCTGACAATTACCGATAACGATTTACCCAAAAATCTCCCCACAGTTAATCTCTCAGTTTCTCCCACCACAACTACAGAAACCGGAACTCCAGTTATCACCGTAACCGCCACTGCATCAGGCGCAGTTGTCGGAGTTCAAACCGTTAATGTTGCTCTGTCAGGAACTGCAACTGCTGCTGACTTCACCGGGACAATTCCTACTAACATTACGATTCCTACTGGTCAAACTACAGGTTCCTTTACCGTTAATGTTAATGATGATGCACTCGTAGAACCTACTGAAACAGGTACTTTCACAATCTCCAATCCTTCTAGCGGTATTGTTTTGGGAACTACGAAAACTGGTTCTGTCGCAATTACCGATAACGATGTAACACCCGTACCAACACCGACGCCTGCACCTGTACCGACTCCAACTCCTGCGCCCGTACCTACGCCAACTCCTGCGCCCGTACCTACGCCAACTCCTGCACCCGTACCTACGCCAACTCCTGCACCCGTATCCACGCCGACGCCTGCACCCGTACCTACGCCAACTCCTGCACCCGTACCTACGCCAACTCCTGTACCCGTACCCACACCGACACCAGAACCCGTACCCACACCGACACCAGAACCCGTACCCACGCCAACACCAGAACCCGTACCCACGCCAACTCCTGCACCCGTACCCACACCGACACCAGAACCCGTACCCACGCCAACACCAGAACCCGTACCCACGCCAACGCCTGTTAACCTTCCCGATACAAACTGCATTTGCGACAAAATTGAGTATCCCAATCTCAACCAACCAAATCAACAAATTGATAACATTATCAATGGTGGTACTCTGCTAATTGGTACTCCCAAAAACGAGGCTTATTTTGGTAGCAACAAGCCCAATATTTTCGAGACCAAAGAAGGCAATAATAACCTATTTGGTAGCGACTTTAAGGATATCTTCAACGGCAATGAAGGTAATGACTTCATTGACGGGGACAACGGAGATGATCTCCTATTTGGTGGCAAAGGAAATGACATCATTGTTGGCGGTTTTGGTGAAGATATTATCTTGGGAAATCAGGGGAATGATTCCATTAACGGCAAAGAAGATGATGACTTGATCTTTGGTAATGAAGGTAATGATTTTATCGACGGTGGCAAAGGAAACGATATCCTATTCGGTGGTAAAGGAAACGATATCATTCTCGACAGTGAAGGCAATGATAGTCTCTACGGACAACTCGGGGACGATACTTTGTGCGGCGGTGCAGGAGATGACCTAGTTTATGGTGGTAAAGGTAATGATTTGATTGACGGCAGTAAGGGGAATGATTCGATTTATGGAGACCTAGGTAATGACACGCTTTTAGGTTGCGAAGGCGACGATATTTTGTTTGGAGGTTTAGGTAATAACAGCTTAGTTGGCGGTTTGGGAAATGACATTTTTGTGTTAGATTCCCGTCAGGGATTTGACAGAATTGCTGATTTTGTCCAAGGTCAAGATTTAATTGGATTATCGGGAGGTTTGAGTTTTAACCAGTTGGCAATAACTCAAGATTCTCAGGGCGCTTTAATCAAAAATGCCTTGACAGGTGAGTCGTTAGGTGTGATTTCTGGCGTAAGTGCTAGCACTATAACATCGGTTAACTTCATTCAAAGCTGATGGTATAGCAGTCGGCACATGAAATACAAGATAGGAGCGTAAATCCTATCTTGTTAAACTCTTGAACCGCATTCTTTCATACACCTGCGACGGTAGCATTCTGTGTACTTTCGTCCGCGTCTCTATTGTCGCAAGTGTCGTACCTTCAATTGATTCTGATTTTTGTTTTAATTCTAAGCCGGATTCAGTTGGCGGTGAAACTAGGATTTTTATTAAGCTTTCTATTGACAGCAAGTACAGATTGTGACGCAAGAGCGCCATAAATAAATCTTCCTTAAAAGCTCGAACTAGCCAAAATAATGTACTCCGGTGATTGTGGCTGCGGTTGCTTTTAACTGCTAGATAAATGTAGAAATTGCTGCTAGACCAGTGATAAATTTTGCTGGAAATTTCGGGATGTTGTTGCCGGACATCTGCCATAATTAATGAATGGCATTTTGCCATCGCTGCATAGTTGCAAGACATACTGCTGGCAATCTGTCGATAACCAACTAAATATTCTGGTACTACTTGAAATTCATAATGTTCGGCGATACGGAGGTGCAATTCCCAGTCTTCGCAGCCTTGAGCATTTTCTAGTTTGAATTGGCAGTTGTAACCGCCAATTTTTTCAAAGCAAGCGCGGCGGATCAGAGATGAGCTGGCATTTCCTATGAAATATTTATAAACTAATGCTGTGTAAACTTCTCCTGCGATGGTGGAGTTGTAAAATCCACCTGTTAGCAAGTCTTGTTCGTTGATATCAACTGACCAGGAATAGACAACTCCGACAGATGGTTCTGATTCTATTAAGCATTCTACTTGTTTTTCTAGGTTTTGCGGATACCAAATATCGTCGGCATCGATGGGTGCAATATATTCGCCTTGGGATTTTTGAATTGCTAGGTTGCGGGCGGCGGCGACTCCGGCATTTGATTGCTGTAATAAGATGATTCGCCTATCTTTTTGAGCAAAAGATTCGACGATTTCGGCGGTTGTGTCTGTAGAGCCGTCATTTACTACTAAAATTTCTATGTTCTGATAAGTTTGAGATAAGACGGAATCTAAGGTTTTGGCAATAAATTCCTCAGCGTTGTAAGCTGGTATAATTACTGAAATTAATGGCTGATTTAAATTGTGTTTTGTGTTGTTCATGTAATATAAAAACTTTTTTATGTAAAAATTTTGACTCTCACGCAGCGATCTAATGGTATGTTAACAAAGAGCTAAGGTCGATCGCACATCGTAGAAAATTTGCAGGTGTACATTTTAAATGTATTGCCAAAACTCATCAAATGTGCATTGACACAGCAGTCGTAATATAGACTTGGTGCAGGAGTCAGTTGCCGATCGGGTTTATAAAATCAACTGTACCGGGCAAGTCGCGATCGCAGGATAGTCTCAGTATCAATATGTTGCTTTTTATACGTACAACGTAATAAAAAATCAAATTCTTGTGTGGTGGAATACTCTCGAATACGATGGCTAGTGGGGCTTTTTATCAGGTTTACAAAAACAATGATATATATAAAGATTTCGTAAAGCTGTTGTCTTCATCAGGTGAGTCTCAGCCAGATGTGGCTTAGAATACAGTCATGAATGGGGATAAAAGCAGTCTACAGTGCTAACAAAAAATATAGTTGAAGAGAAACAGAAATCGGGTTATAAACAAAAAAGTAGAGCTGATTTTACCCTTGGTAAAGTAGGAGCATTGAAATTCAATCATTTGTTTTCCATGCAATTTAAAACAACATCGGTAATGATTTATACCAAAGAACCAACTGTATCCGTAATTATCCCTGTCCACAACGGGGGAGCTTACTTCCGCACCTGTTTGTCAAAACTGGCTCAAGCTGTACCGAGACCGATCGAGATTATTGTAGTAGCAGATGGGGAAAGCGACGGTTCTTGGCGTCTGGCTAAGGAATTCGGCGCCAAAGTCATCAGAATTCCCGAATGTGGCGGCCCAGCCCGAGCGAGAAATTTGGGAGCACAAGCTGCGAAGGGAGATATTCTGTTTTTTGTGGATGCTGATGTCGCGGTTTGTCCTGAAGCTATCGGTTATGCCAAATCGGTGTTCAAAAATAATCCCTACTTGGCTGCTTTGATCGGCTCCTATGACGATGCTCCTGGAGATCCAGATTTTCTATCGCAGTACAGAAACTTGCTGCACCACTACGTGCACCAAACAGCTAACGAAGAAGCTTCGACTTTTTGGGGCGCTTGCGGAGTCATTCGTCGGGAAATTTTTTTGCAGATGGGCGGGTTTAATGAGAGTTACCGCCAAGCTTCGATCGAGGATATTGAGCTGGGCTACCGTTTGAAACAAGCTGGTTATAAAATTAGGTTGTGTAAAACATTGCAGGTGAAGCATTTAAAGCGGTGGGAAGCGGTAGGGATGGTGAAAGCTGACTTTTTTTACCGAGCGCTGCCTTGGACTGAACTGATTTGGCGCGATCGCCAATTGAATAATGACCTAAACTTGCAAGTCTCAAACCGCATCAGTGTAGTTTTAACTTATTCAATGCTGCTGGCAGTTGTGGCGACGTGTTGGTCGCTGAACTTTCTGCTATTGGCTGGGTTGCTGGCAATACCATTAGTAGCAATTAATGCAGAGCTTTATCGATTTTTTCAGCAAAAACACGGTATCTTATTTGCGCTAAAAACCATTCCTTGGCATTGGCTTTTCTATTTTTACAGCGGACTGGCATTTGCGATCGGCACGGGTCGTCACTTATCCCAAAAAAAGCCCTTGACTGATAACATTAACCTGCCAGTATCCCTGAATAATTCAAAGCAAATTGTCCTTCAACATCAAGGCGAGCGATAGTTTATCAGGGTATTCACGGGTGCATCTATTAATTTTAGAAGTTATAAATAATGATATAGTTCGATAAAAAAGCTGGAGGTAGGCTGAGTGAAACATTATCCGGTTGCGATCGTCGGTGCTGGGCCTGCGGGTTTAACGGCTGCCTACGAGCTGGTAAAGCAAGGCATCATCCCTGTTGTACTGGAAAAAGGAGATAAAGTTGGCGGGTTGGCGCGCACCGAAACCTACAAAGGCTACCGTTTTGACATTGGCGGCCACCGTTTTTATACTAAAGTTTCAGCCGTGCAGCAGTTGTGGCAAGAGGTACTGGGAAATGAGTTTATTAAAGTGCCACGTTTGTCGAGAATTTTTTATCGCGGTAAATTTTTCAACTATCCGATTAGTGCGTTCAATACTCTGTTTAATTTGGGGATAATTGAGAGTGCGCTGATTATTTTGAGCTATCTGCAAGTTAGAATC
Proteins encoded in this region:
- a CDS encoding glycosyltransferase family 2 protein, translated to MIYTKEPTVSVIIPVHNGGAYFRTCLSKLAQAVPRPIEIIVVADGESDGSWRLAKEFGAKVIRIPECGGPARARNLGAQAAKGDILFFVDADVAVCPEAIGYAKSVFKNNPYLAALIGSYDDAPGDPDFLSQYRNLLHHYVHQTANEEASTFWGACGVIRREIFLQMGGFNESYRQASIEDIELGYRLKQAGYKIRLCKTLQVKHLKRWEAVGMVKADFFYRALPWTELIWRDRQLNNDLNLQVSNRISVVLTYSMLLAVVATCWSLNFLLLAGLLAIPLVAINAELYRFFQQKHGILFALKTIPWHWLFYFYSGLAFAIGTGRHLSQKKPLTDNINLPVSLNNSKQIVLQHQGER
- a CDS encoding ATP-binding protein encodes the protein MQRSFNTAGPCRADIHYMLSATSRLPNLERLIGQQNYFVIHAPRQIGKTTAMLALAKQLTDSGQYTAVMLSVEVGAPFSQDIAGAEEAILGAWGRAISIRLPQELQPPVWSSLEARQRIGGALNLWAESSSRPLVILIDEIDALQDLALISILRQLRDGYPNRPDAFPQSVGLIGLRDVRDYKVAAGGSDRLNTSSPFNIKVRSLTMRNFNIEEVAELYAQHTQDTGQVFTSEAADLAFELTQGQPWLVNALAKEIVEELVVDESLVITKEHILTAKEIIIKRQDTHLDSLAERLREKRVQAIIEPMLAGRELPESSNDDRQYLVDLGLLKRDPAGGLVIANPIYREVLPRVLVQGPQDSLPIISPSWLNARGELNTDALLQAFLAFWLQHGEPLLKSASYPEIAPHLVLMAFLHRVINGGGTLEREYAIGRDRMDLCLGYGEVTLGIELKVWRTRKVDPLTKGLLQLDEYLARLKQDSGWLVIFDRRDNALELEERLKTEIHTTQAGRAVTVIRA
- a CDS encoding FG-GAP-like repeat-containing protein, with product MLYTTRAIAFISSDIPDSQTLIDGIIPGIETAILDPNRNAVDQIAETLKGKEYSAIHIISHGAPGHLQLGNTQLNIETLPQYSQQIQQWRESLTENAEILLYGCNVAATTDSTTDNQKPNHPPTTHPLPNFLTQLHHLTGAKIAANPQSTGNRALGGNWEIQQLIPPSPTPPKLALTETSFNTYSGILGFATKVDFPTGDLARWVSIGDFNGDGKPDLAVANYNSNTISILLNTTTRGATTPTFAPKVDLNTGTNSNPGAISIGDFNSDGKPDIAFGSKRNSGIFLNTTTTGATTPTFATKVDFITGFGPISISTGDFNGDGKPDLATVDGGSAGIYLNTTTTGATTPTFATKVDFTTDQRESNSVSIGDFNGDGKPDLAVANAFSHTATIFLNTTTTGATTPTFATKVNFTTGNSSFPRAIITDDFNGDGKPDLATGNLVDASILLNTTTTGATIPSFATNVDFRAIYFNPASVSSGDFNGDGKPDIAVANPTWRTVSILLNTTATRATTPTFATIVDFTANDPTSVSTGDFNGDGKPDLALANNFGNNVSILLNTPTKISIAAGTTPTETGPTNGTFSITLDTPAPVSGLVVNFDTTGSTAANPGHYSLTRGTNITAVTANTFTIAAGQTTAVLNVVPVNDNIVNPGETIKVNFTPDPNNFNYFLDPVATNNTATLTITDNDLPKNLPTVNLSVSPTTTTETGTPVITVTATASGAVVGVQTVNVALSGTATAADFTGTIPTNITIPTGQTTGSFTVNVNDDALVEPTETGTFTISNPSSGIVLGTTKTGSVAITDNDVTPVPTPTPAPVPTPTPAPVPTPTPAPVPTPTPAPVPTPTPAPVSTPTPAPVPTPTPAPVPTPTPVPVPTPTPEPVPTPTPEPVPTPTPEPVPTPTPAPVPTPTPEPVPTPTPEPVPTPTPVNLPDTNCICDKIEYPNLNQPNQQIDNIINGGTLLIGTPKNEAYFGSNKPNIFETKEGNNNLFGSDFKDIFNGNEGNDFIDGDNGDDLLFGGKGNDIIVGGFGEDIILGNQGNDSINGKEDDDLIFGNEGNDFIDGGKGNDILFGGKGNDIILDSEGNDSLYGQLGDDTLCGGAGDDLVYGGKGNDLIDGSKGNDSIYGDLGNDTLLGCEGDDILFGGLGNNSLVGGLGNDIFVLDSRQGFDRIADFVQGQDLIGLSGGLSFNQLAITQDSQGALIKNALTGESLGVISGVSASTITSVNFIQS
- a CDS encoding glycosyltransferase family 2 protein; amino-acid sequence: MNNTKHNLNQPLISVIIPAYNAEEFIAKTLDSVLSQTYQNIEILVVNDGSTDTTAEIVESFAQKDRRIILLQQSNAGVAAARNLAIQKSQGEYIAPIDADDIWYPQNLEKQVECLIESEPSVGVVYSWSVDINEQDLLTGGFYNSTIAGEVYTALVYKYFIGNASSSLIRRACFEKIGGYNCQFKLENAQGCEDWELHLRIAEHYEFQVVPEYLVGYRQIASSMSCNYAAMAKCHSLIMADVRQQHPEISSKIYHWSSSNFYIYLAVKSNRSHNHRSTLFWLVRAFKEDLFMALLRHNLYLLSIESLIKILVSPPTESGLELKQKSESIEGTTLATIETRTKVHRMLPSQVYERMRFKSLTR